The Clostridia bacterium sequence AAGGCAACTCCTTTGAGCCCCAACAATTTCCGTCTTGGGGCTACCGGCCCTCCTCCTCGTCGGCCCGGGTCGGGTGTGCTAAAATGAGTAACAGCCTAAGTTTGAGGTGCAGCATGTACGAACTTCGAGTGGTGGTAGCCGATGCCGACCCCGAGTCGGTAAAGGACTGGAAACAAGGCTTGATCCGGGCTGGCTATGTGGTGGTGGGCGAAGCTAACGATGGGCATAAGGCTCTACAAATCCTCTTTCAGCTTCGTCCCGATGTAGCCATCATCGATGCCGAATTGCCCGGGCGCCGGGCGTTGCAGGTGGCCAGAGTAGCCAGCGAGCAGCGGCTCTGCGCAGTGGTACTGGCCATTAGGGCTCCATATAACGAGATTATGGAGGCTATAGGCGAGGCCGGGGTCTCGGCCTGCCTGATCAAGCCTGCCAGCGAAGCCAACCTCATCGCTGCAGTAGAAACCGCTTATGCCAATTATACCCGCCTCTTGCGCCTGGAGCAGGAAAAGCGGAGGGCGGAAGAGCAGCTGGCCACCCGCAAAGTCATTGAGCGGGCCAAGGGAATAATTATGGAGCGAATGGGCCTCTCAGAAGCCGAGGCCTACCAGTATCTGCGCCGCCTCAGCATGGACCGCTGTATTCCCATGGGCGAGCTGGCCAAAGCCATCCTCCGAAACGGCGGGCCAAGCCAACCCACCCCACCCAGAAAGTGACCAAGCCAGGGGAAAAGCACAATAGAGCCAACCGGCCCCTGCCCCTGTGAAGTCACAGGGGCAGGGGCCCGACCGAAAGCCGTTTTTTAACTAACCTTGCTTGCCAGCCTCTACCAAAGCCTGGTATACCCTCTCCGCAGTCAGGGGTAGGTAGCGTATGGGACACCCTGTCCGGTTTCTTCATCCATGGGAGTGGTTTGGGGATTAAAGTACCCACTTTCCTTGGCCGGATGAGCGCATGCGGGTACGAGCTGCGCAGGACTTTAGCATACAGCATGCCCGGGAAATATAGATCGTCTGCAAACTTGGCCTGTCCCAATACTTTGGCAATACCCTCTTTGCGGGGTACCGAGCGGCCTATGGCACCGCTCGCCTCTTCCGGACGGTCAGCCCTTTCCGCCTGTCCTCTTCTCCGCGAAGCTCTCTGGCCGCAGCTTGATAGGTACAGCCCGGGCCAACGGGCCAAATGGAGTCTTAAGTACGTTGTAATGGCGCCAGCCATTGGGATAGGTATTCTTGGACGACCGAGCCGGGCAGCCCGAGGGCTGCCCGGCTCTCCCAGCTCTAATGATTCGACTGTATCCCGCCTGGCCTAGGTAAGATCTACAACCTTTCCCTCAGGTGGCTTAGCAATTTGGCTGCGAAGCTTCGTCACCTTAGCAGCGATTTGGCAACTGCTCAGAACGAATAGGACGAGCAGGAAGGTTGCCATAACCAGGGGGGTCCACTGCGCTTCAGTGCTGAACCTATATATGAAGTAAAGAAGCGCAGCTAGCCCGCTAATGTACATAAATGCCCCAGGAACCACAATCCAAGTAATGAAATGGCCATCAATGGGCTTTCCTTCTTCCAGGCGATTGATCAAAACCACCGCGTAGGGATAAATGGCAAATGTCAAAGAAACCAGCGCAAAGCCAGCCCAGAGCTGGTTAAAGGGGGTCTTAAGAGCCATCCATGTGCCTATTAAGACTACGAAAAATGTGGAAATGATGGGCTTTTCAAGATGTAGAGCACCAAGGGGACGCAACCGCCGGGCCAGTTCTTCTAAAGAGTAGCGTGCACCCCGGGCGTAAGCATCCATGGTGGTGATTATGAACCCGGTTAGCGTTAAGGCACCCATGGTCAAGCCGATGTGCTCCGGAATACCGAGATTTTTTGCGGCAGCGGCAAACGCCTGCGAGAAAGCACCCCCAGCGTTTTTAACCACCGTGGAAGTAAAACCAGCATAGTCCCAGTGAGTAGCAATCAAGGCTATGGTCACAAGAGCCAAGAGAGTTTCGCCCTTGGTGCCTAGGCTAACCACTGTAAAGGCGTGTTTTTCATTGTCTAGCTGCCTGGAAGCTATACCCGCCGACATCATACAGTGGGTGGCGTTGATGGCCCCGCAAGTTATGGTGGCCATAATGGCCGGCCACAAAAGTCCCCGAGCCGTCTCCCAACCTACCCAGGCAGGCATGGTAAAGTGCGGTATACCGGCCAAAAGTGCAATAGTCCCAAGAAGCGCTCCAAAGAGAAGAACCCCAGAGTTTAAGAAGTCGCGAGGAGCAAGGATCAGCCATACTGGCAGATAAGCCGCGATAAAAGTATAGGCTATTAGCCCAACTACCCAGGCATCATACGACCAGCTGATCGGGTACTTAATCCCCAGGTAGATCGTAAAGGCCCACACAATCAATGCCACTACAGTTCCACTAAATACGGGTATGTTCCTCTTACTCCTTAAATAGCCGAAACAAATTGCAATTATGGTTAAAGCAATGGTCGGAATAGTAGCCATAGGTATGCTGACCATAGTTTTGGCCATGGTGGTCATGAATATGGAGTAAGTGATGGTGCCCAGAAACCATAAGGAGATGGCTGCACAAATCCCGGAAGCATCGCCAATGACCTTTCTAACTATCTCCCCCATGGTGGCACCCTTGTTGCGCACCGAGGCCATTATGTGAATGTACTCGGTAGGAGTGCCCATGAGGCTAACACCTACCAGCAGCCAAATCAACGCTGGAATCCATCCCCAATACAGGCCCATAATAGCGGAGAGAATAGGTGATAGCCCAGCAATAGCCATGAAGTACTGACCGGTTACAATGGCAACGTGATTCTTGGCAAAGTCTCGGCTATCCTTGCTCTCCAATGCCGGGGTAGTCCGATTTGGGTCTGGCGGCCAAATCCGCTCGGTAGGCTTTTTGAGCAAAAAGTGACTTAGGAATAGGAGACCGTAACCCCCTACCAGCCATATCAAAGCATTCATCCTGCTATCCCTCCTCCTTTGAAACGCTTGCTTCTCAGGCTACTTGTACCCTTGAACCATTCCTAATTAAATCTCCGAATAGATTTCCGCTCTACGGCCCCATTAGGGAAACATCTCACCTCCATCCTGTTTTTAGTCCTTCCGCTTTCCCCGAAGCGCCGCCAATACTTTCTCGGGCGTAATTGGGAGACTAGTTATTCGAGCCCCAATGGCATTGCATATAGCATTGGCCACAGCTGCAGCCGTGGGGTTAAGCGCCGGCTCCCCAATGCCTTTCGCCCCATAAGGCCCTTTGGGATCATTAGTCTCTACAAAGCCAACGTGGAATCTAGGCAGGTCCCGAGACCCGGGGATCCTATAGTCCATGAAACCTGCATTCTCTACCTTTCCCTGGACGGTAACCATGTTTTCTGTTAAAGCCCAGCCTATGCCCATAGCCGCCCCGCCGTGGATTTGCCCTTCCAAGGCCATGGGATTCAAGGCCCGGCCAACGTCATGGACGGCCCATAATTCAACCACTCTAACCAAACCCGTCTCGGTATCCACCTCAACTTCAGCAACCTGACATCCAAAGGGGTAAACGGGCGAAGGGTTGCCGTACTTGTTCTCATCTGGGATTTGGGTATCGGGTACATAGGTTCCCTGAGTAACTATCGGGCCACCGCCGTGGGTGAACATGTAGTGGCGGGCAGCCTCAGCTATGGAGATAGCCTTGTCGGGATTGCTGGCCACAAAGATGGTGCCAGAGCAGGCATCCAGTTCTTGGACTTCAGCCTGGAGAAGCTCGGCCGCGGCTTCGAAGAGTTTAGCCCGGGCCGCCTTGGCAGCTGCCACCACACCGTGCCCCCCAATCGTGGTACCACGGGTAGCAAATGACCCCAAGCCAAATGGGCTGATGTCGGTATCAACCACGCTGACCCGGACATCCTCGAGCTTAGCCCCTAAAGTCTCGGCAGCTAGCATAGCAAACACCGTATCTTGCCCCTGGCCCATATCGCATTCGCCATGGATTAGAAGGATCTTGCCATCCTCTCCAATGCGGATAATGGCGGAAGCCCCATCGAACGGCCGGAAGAAGGGACGGTTTCCGGAAACGTGATTGCAACAAGCCAATCCTATCCCTCGACGCACCGGTCCCTGAGCTGCGCTGGCCCGCTTATCTTTCCATCCAGACATCTGGGTAGCCCGCCTAATGCACTCAGATAGGCCAGAAGTAGGTATATACCACCCATGGGGTGACAAGTGGCCATCCTGGACAGCGTTGCGGAGGCGCAAATCGGCCGGATCCATACCCAGCTCTTCAGCTGCCTCGTCTAGCAACGACTCTAAAGCAAAGGTCATCTGGGCATTACCAAAACCACGAAAGCATCCGGTCGGAACAGTGTTGGTATAAGCCAAGTAGCCACGGGTTTTGATGTTGGTAAATCGGTAGAGCTGATCGGTACGGTAACATGCCGTGGACAGAATGGGCGGGCCGTATACGGTCCGGCCGCCGTTTCCGGCTATTACCTTGGCCTCTTTGGCCAAGATGGTGCCGTCCTTCTTGAAACCAATCCGGAGGAATATTTTCATCGGCACCCTTGGGTTGCCGGCCATGAAGTCCTCATCGCGTTCGTTTACGATCTTGACCGGGCGTCCGCTCTTTCGGGCCAAGAGCATAGCTATGGGATGAAGGGCAGTCTCAAACTTGGCGCCAAACCCGCCCCCCATCATAGGCTTGATTACCCGAATATCCTGCATGGATACTCCTAAGCCCTTGGAATAGGTGAACCGTAGCTTTGACGGCACTTGGGTGCTGGCAAAGAGAACGTATCTACCGTTGTCGTCCACATACGCTACTCCGCACATAGGTTCCAGGTACGCTTGGTAGACCTGGCTGGTGCTAAAGGTATCCTCTACCACCACATCAGCTTCCCGTAGCGCTGCCTCGAAATCTCCCCGGTCCACCTCCCATTTGAAAGCTAGGTTGTTCTCGCAGCCCTCGTTGATTATGGGAGCACCCGGCTCCAGCGCTTCTTCAGGGTCAAAAACTGCTGGCAAGGGTTCGTATTCTACTTTTATAAGGTCTAAAGCTTCTATGGCCGTATCTTCATCCACCGCCGCCACAGCCGCCACTTCTTCACCTATGAACCTGACTTTGTCTTTGGCTAGAATATACCAGTCATCAATAACCGGCCCGAACTTTACCCCCGGGGTATCGGCATGGGTAATTACGGCTTTTACGCCAACCAACTTTTTTGCCCGGCTGACGTCGATGTTTAAGATCCGAGCATGCGGGTAAGGGCTCCTTAAGATTTTCCCGTAGAGCATGCCCGGCAAGTGTAGGTCAGCTGTATACCTGGCCTGACCGGTCGCCTTAAGGGCCCCATCAATTAACGGCGTCGCTTTGCCTAAGACCTTGAAATCATTCACCATCGCCACCCCCTGCCATCTCCTTAGCTGCTGCCTGAATAGCTTCAACTATCTTTTGGTAGCCGGTGCAGCGGCACAGATTTCCCGCTATGGCCCGTTTAATCTCCTCTTCCGTAGGGTTGGGGTTTTTATCCAATAGCGCTTTGGCCACCATTATGAATCCTGGACTGCAGAATCCGCATTGAATAGCTCCTAGCTCCACAAAGGCTTTCTGAATCGGGTGCAACTCACCGTTCCGAGCTAACCCCTCGATGGTGGTAATTTCCTTGCCCTGGACCTGCCCCACCAGCGTCATGCAGGAAGCTACCGGCTCGCCGTCAATTAGCACTGTACAGGCGCCACACTCTCCCTCAGCACAACCCTTCTTGGTCCCAGTCAATAACAGGTCTTCACGCAACACATCAACCAATAAGCGTTCAGGTGCCGTGGTTATTTGATATTGTTCGCCATTGATCCTTAAGCTGATCTCCTGCTTCAAATTGACCACCTCCTAAGCCGCCCAGTTGGCAAGAGCCCGCTTTACGTAAACTCGCACCATCTCCCTCCGGTAGTCGGCACTACCGCGGAGGTCACTAATAGGACTGCATTCCTTGGATGCTTCTTCAGCTGCCCGAACAATCGTGGCCATGGTTGGGGAGTTGCCTTCAAGAATACTTTCAGCAGCTCTTGCCCTTATAGGCGTGGGCGCCACCGCCCCTAAAACCAGGCGAACATCCTCCGCCTTCCCAGCGGAAAGCCTTAAGGCAACCGCCACGTTAACTACAGCAATGTCGGTAGAACGCTTCAACGAGTGCCGTAGATATGTGGTCTGAACCTCACTTGTAGGAATCGGTATAATAACTTCCTGGAGAATCTCTCCGGGGCGAAGAACGGTTGATCCGGGGCCAACAAAAAACGATTCCAGCGGCACAGTCCTATCTCCGCCCAGGCTTACCAACCTCACCTCTGCTCCCAGGGCAATCAGCGGCGGTGCCATTTCCGCCGAGGGTGCGGCATTGCAAAGGTTGCCTCCCAATGTAGCCGTGGTACGTATCTGCCATGAGCCCAGGCAACTGGCCGCTGCAGTGACCGCCGGAATGTATCTAGCAATTAAATCCGAATTCTCAATCTGAGCAATGGTAGTCAGAGCGCCAATCCTTATCCGATTCCCTTCTTGCGTGATATACCTGAGCTCAGAAAGAGATCCCAGATTAACCATCTCCGAGCAAGATATTTTGCCCCTTTTAACACCCAACAGCAGATCAGTTCCACCAGCAATGGGTCTAGCTCCGGAATTAGCATTCAACCGAGCTAGGGCGTCCTGCAAGTTCGAAGGAACATACAAGCTTGGCAGTTTCATCCTTTTACCCCCTTTTAATTAAAGCCCGGTATAAAGAAATGTCAGCGCCACGATTCAAACACCCTAACTTATTGCAAAACGCATACCAGAGATACAAAAAGGCCGGTTTCAGGGTTAAGAACACCTGAAGACCAGCCTTCTGAGCCCAAAACCACCCAAGAAACACGGGTGACTTTTCTTAAATTGAGACGAGATTTCTCATGCTATCTCAGTTGATAATTCCACCGCTGGACTGCAACTCCCTCAGCCGACGGTATAGCGTAGCGCGGCTTATTCCCAAATGCTTGGCGGCCATTTCTTTGCCTTTCACGTCAGTACCGAACCGCTGCAAAGCTTCAATAATTGCAGTCTTCTCCAGCTCTTTTAATACCGGCCTATTGGTGCCAGAACCTGGCGATGAGGGCTTGATCGCCTGCAAGCTCAACGGAAAATCAGATACCTGAATCCACTCACCTGTAGCCATAGTGACCGCATATTCCAATACATTTTCAAGCTCCCGCACGTTTCCCGGCCAAGCATACGCCTTTATTAACCTCATGGCTTCCTCATCTATTCCGCGAATTGATTTGCCGGCT is a genomic window containing:
- a CDS encoding ANTAR domain-containing protein → MYELRVVVADADPESVKDWKQGLIRAGYVVVGEANDGHKALQILFQLRPDVAIIDAELPGRRALQVARVASEQRLCAVVLAIRAPYNEIMEAIGEAGVSACLIKPASEANLIAAVETAYANYTRLLRLEQEKRRAEEQLATRKVIERAKGIIMERMGLSEAEAYQYLRRLSMDRCIPMGELAKAILRNGGPSQPTPPRK
- a CDS encoding carbon starvation protein A, with translation MNALIWLVGGYGLLFLSHFLLKKPTERIWPPDPNRTTPALESKDSRDFAKNHVAIVTGQYFMAIAGLSPILSAIMGLYWGWIPALIWLLVGVSLMGTPTEYIHIMASVRNKGATMGEIVRKVIGDASGICAAISLWFLGTITYSIFMTTMAKTMVSIPMATIPTIALTIIAICFGYLRSKRNIPVFSGTVVALIVWAFTIYLGIKYPISWSYDAWVVGLIAYTFIAAYLPVWLILAPRDFLNSGVLLFGALLGTIALLAGIPHFTMPAWVGWETARGLLWPAIMATITCGAINATHCMMSAGIASRQLDNEKHAFTVVSLGTKGETLLALVTIALIATHWDYAGFTSTVVKNAGGAFSQAFAAAAKNLGIPEHIGLTMGALTLTGFIITTMDAYARGARYSLEELARRLRPLGALHLEKPIISTFFVVLIGTWMALKTPFNQLWAGFALVSLTFAIYPYAVVLINRLEEGKPIDGHFITWIVVPGAFMYISGLAALLYFIYRFSTEAQWTPLVMATFLLVLFVLSSCQIAAKVTKLRSQIAKPPEGKVVDLT
- a CDS encoding xanthine dehydrogenase family protein molybdopterin-binding subunit, translated to MAMVNDFKVLGKATPLIDGALKATGQARYTADLHLPGMLYGKILRSPYPHARILNIDVSRAKKLVGVKAVITHADTPGVKFGPVIDDWYILAKDKVRFIGEEVAAVAAVDEDTAIEALDLIKVEYEPLPAVFDPEEALEPGAPIINEGCENNLAFKWEVDRGDFEAALREADVVVEDTFSTSQVYQAYLEPMCGVAYVDDNGRYVLFASTQVPSKLRFTYSKGLGVSMQDIRVIKPMMGGGFGAKFETALHPIAMLLARKSGRPVKIVNERDEDFMAGNPRVPMKIFLRIGFKKDGTILAKEAKVIAGNGGRTVYGPPILSTACYRTDQLYRFTNIKTRGYLAYTNTVPTGCFRGFGNAQMTFALESLLDEAAEELGMDPADLRLRNAVQDGHLSPHGWYIPTSGLSECIRRATQMSGWKDKRASAAQGPVRRGIGLACCNHVSGNRPFFRPFDGASAIIRIGEDGKILLIHGECDMGQGQDTVFAMLAAETLGAKLEDVRVSVVDTDISPFGLGSFATRGTTIGGHGVVAAAKAARAKLFEAAAELLQAEVQELDACSGTIFVASNPDKAISIAEAARHYMFTHGGGPIVTQGTYVPDTQIPDENKYGNPSPVYPFGCQVAEVEVDTETGLVRVVELWAVHDVGRALNPMALEGQIHGGAAMGIGWALTENMVTVQGKVENAGFMDYRIPGSRDLPRFHVGFVETNDPKGPYGAKGIGEPALNPTAAAVANAICNAIGARITSLPITPEKVLAALRGKRKD
- a CDS encoding (2Fe-2S)-binding protein — encoded protein: MKQEISLRINGEQYQITTAPERLLVDVLREDLLLTGTKKGCAEGECGACTVLIDGEPVASCMTLVGQVQGKEITTIEGLARNGELHPIQKAFVELGAIQCGFCSPGFIMVAKALLDKNPNPTEEEIKRAIAGNLCRCTGYQKIVEAIQAAAKEMAGGGDGE
- a CDS encoding xanthine dehydrogenase family protein subunit M, which gives rise to MKLPSLYVPSNLQDALARLNANSGARPIAGGTDLLLGVKRGKISCSEMVNLGSLSELRYITQEGNRIRIGALTTIAQIENSDLIARYIPAVTAAASCLGSWQIRTTATLGGNLCNAAPSAEMAPPLIALGAEVRLVSLGGDRTVPLESFFVGPGSTVLRPGEILQEVIIPIPTSEVQTTYLRHSLKRSTDIAVVNVAVALRLSAGKAEDVRLVLGAVAPTPIRARAAESILEGNSPTMATIVRAAEEASKECSPISDLRGSADYRREMVRVYVKRALANWAA